From one Rosa rugosa chromosome 4, drRosRugo1.1, whole genome shotgun sequence genomic stretch:
- the LOC133743691 gene encoding CBBY-like protein isoform X1 has translation MASMAFGLSLATLSSTNLLQSHKKTTSISNLKSHQSTLPSSLLGTKVLISKTQRPIIRTCHSQVTCSVASSSSTLPSALLFDCDGVLVDTEKDGHRISFNETFKEVTFGAVRNSFNSTIGFPSFACDLDELIDEQKELGVTWDVDLYGELLKIGGGKERMTAYFNKTGWPEKAPKSEEERKAFIASLHKRKTELFMALIEKKLLPLRPGVAKLIDQALAEGVKVAVCSTSNEKAVSAIVSFLLGPERAEKIQIFAGDVVPRKKPDPAIYVLAANTLNVDPSSCVVVEDSGIGLAAAKAAGMKCIVTKSGYTADEDFQNADAVFDFIGDPPEERFDLAFCRSLLKQYVS, from the exons ATGGCGTCAATGGCCTTTGGTCTTTCCTTAGCTACATTATCTTCTACCAACCTTTTACAATCTCACAAAAAGACCACCTCCATTTCCAACCTCAAATCCCATCAAAGCACCTTACCATCTTCTCTATTGGGCACAAAAGTTCTCATTAGCAAAACACAGAGACCAATAATAAGAACATGTCATTCTCAGGTCACTTGTTcagttgcttcttcttcttcgactcTCCCATCGGCTCTTCTATTTGACTGTGATGGCGTTCTTGTCGACACGGAGAAAGATGGGCACCGCATTTCTTTCAATGAAACTTTCAAAGAGGTAACATTTGGAGCTGTGAGAAATTCATTCAATTCTACAATTGGGTTTCCTAGTTTTGCTTG TGACTTAGACGAATTGATTGATGAACAGAAAGAATTGGGTGTTACTTGGGATGTAGATTTGTATGGCGAATTGCTCAAGATTGGAGGTGGAAAAGAAAG GATGACTGCCTATTTTAACAAGAcgggttggccggaaaaagCTCCAAAGAGCgaggaagagagaaaagcaTTCATAGCTTCACTGCACAAGCGAAAGACTGAATTGTTCATGGCCCTCATTGAGAAGAAGTTGCTGCCTCTTCGTCCGGGAGTTGCAAA GTTGATAGACCAGGCTTTAGCAGAAGGAGTTAAAGTTGCTGTGTGCAGCACTTCCAATGAGAAGGCG GTATCTGCAATAGTTTCTTTCTTGCTGGGACCAGAGCGGGCAGAGAAAATCCAGATATTTGCAGGAGATGTGGTTCCCCGAAAGAAGCCTGATCCA GCCATCTATGTATTGGCGGCTAACACGCTCAATGTTGATCCTTCAAG TTGTGTTGTGGTAGAGGACAGTGGCATAGGCCTTGCAGCTGCCAAAGCTGCTGGAATGAAGTGTATAGTAACCAAGAGCGG ATACACAGCCGATGAAGACTTTCAGAATGCAGATGCTGTCTTTGACTTCATAGGAGATCCCCCAGAGGAGCGGTTCGACTTGGCATTCTGCAGAAGCCTTCTCAAGCAGTATGTGAGCTAG
- the LOC133745291 gene encoding probable UDP-N-acetylglucosamine--peptide N-acetylglucosaminyltransferase SEC isoform X1 — protein sequence MSGQEPQLANHHPKAAANLNVDPPETDAAVPSTCHPPRDSDTAEGEAKRLTKLGKSRSRNFKVESPMDYGPDPDGYLPGQPVSSSSSSREEKVSSLKTGLVHVARKMPKNAHAHFILGLMYQRLGQPSKAVLAYEKAEEILHRPEVDIDRIELLSLVQIHHAQCIMLESSVDGSSDKELEPQELEEILSKLKESMQSDVRQAAVWNTLGLILLKTGRLQSAILVLSSLLAFAPTSYDCLANLGIAYLQSGNLELSEKCFQELILKDQNHPTALINYAALLLCRYGSVVAGAGANAGGGASADHISAINVAKECLLASLNEDPKAGHIWANLANAYYMTGDHRSSSKCLEKAAKLELNCMSTRYAVAIHRTKDAERHQDPHELYWAGNEMASVIRDGDSVSVELPIAWAGLAMVHKAQHEISAALATEQDALTEVEEHADYSLKQAIAEDPDDAVQWHQLGLHSLCARQFTKSQKYLKAAVARFKECSYAWSNLGISLQLSEEPLQAEEVYMRALSLATTDLAHAIFSNLGNLYRQQKHYERAKAMFTKSLELQPGYAPAFNNLGLVFVAEGQWEEAKFCFNKALQADPMMDAAKSNLIKAVSTSR from the exons ATGTCGGGACAGGAACCCCAACTAGCTAACCACCACCCCAAGGCCGCCGCCAATCTCAACGTCGACCCACCGGAGACCGACGCCGCCGTCCCGTCCACGTGTCATCCCCCGAGGGACTCCGACACCGCCGAAGGCGAAGCTAAAAGATTGACCAAATTGGGAAAAAGCCGGTCCAGAAATTTCAAGGTGGAGTCCCCCATGGATTATGGACCTGACCCAGACGGCTACTTGCCTGGTCAACccgtctcttcttcttcttcctcccgtGAAGAAAAAGTCAGCAGCCTCAAAACT GGTTTGGTTCATGTTGCGAGGAAGATGCCGAAAAATGCGCATGCCCATTTCATTCTGGGACTAATGTATCAGAGGCTGGGTCAGCCTTCAAAG GCTGTTTTGGCATATGAGAAGGCCGAAGAGATTTTGCACCGGCCCGAGGTTGACATTGATAGAATAGAGTTGCTTTCACTGGTTCAAATTCATCATGCGCAG TGTATTATGCTAGAGAGTTCGGTGGATGGTAGTTCGGATAAAGAACTTGAACCTCAGGAGCTTGAGGAGATTCTCTCGAAACTAAAAGAATCGATGCAGTCAGATGTAAGACAGGCAGCGGTATGGAATACTCTCGGTTTGATACTGCTTAAAACTGGCCGTCTGCAG AGTGCCATTTTGGTATTGTCATCTTTGTTAGCATTTGCCCCTACCAGCTATGATTGCCTTGCAAACCTTGGGATTGCTTACCTTCAAAG TGGAAATTTGGAACTGTCAGAAAAATGTTTCCAGGAATTGATCCTCAAAGATCAAAATCATCCCACCGCCTTGATCAATTATGCTGCCCTTCTTTTATGTAGATATGGTTCAGTTGTTGCAG GTGCTGGGGCAAATGCTGGTGGAGGTGCTTCTGCAGATCACATTTCTGCTATCAATGTTGCAAAGGAGTGTTTGTTAGCATCCTTGAATGAAGATCCTAAAGCAGGACATATCTGGGCTAATCTTGCAAATGCCTATTATATGACTGGTGATCATAGAAGTTCCAGCAAGTGCTTGGAGAAG GCGGCCAAATTAGAGCTCAATTGTATGTCTACACGATATGCTGTTGCAATACACCGAACCAAGGATGCAGAACGGCATCAAGATCCCCATGAACTTTACTGGGCAGGAAATGAAATGGCTTCAGTTATAAGAGATGGAGACTCTGTTTCCGTTGAACTTCCCATAGCATGGGCAGGGCTTGCCATGGTTCACAAAGCCCAACATGAGATTTCAGCAGCATTGGCCACTGAACAGGATGCCCTGACAGAGGTGGAAGAACACGCTGATTACAGTTTAAAACAG GCAATAGCTGAGGATCCAGATGATGCTGTGCAATGGCACCAGCTTGGTCTTCATAGCCTTTGTGCGCGACAATTcacaaaatctcaaaagtacCTCAAAGCTGCAGTTGCCCGTTTTAAAGAATGCAGTTATGCATGGTCAAATCTAG GTATCTCACTGCAGCTATCAGAGGAGCCTTTACAAGCGGAAGAAGTATACATGAGGGCCTTGTCATTGGCGACAACTGATCTTGCCCATGCTATATTCTCCAACCTCGGCAATCTGTACCGCCAGCAGAAGCATTATGAACGTGCCAAGGCAATGTTTACGAAATCTCTTGAACTCCAGCCTGGCTATGCTCCGGCATTTAATAATTTGGGTCTTGTATTTGTTGCTGAGGGTCAATGGGAAGAAGCAAAGTTCTGTTTCAATAAGGCTCTCCAGGCAGACCCAATGATGGATGCTGCCAAATCCAACTTGATTAAAGCTGTGTCTACATCAAGATAA
- the LOC133745378 gene encoding DNA-(apurinic or apyrimidinic site) endonuclease translates to MKRFFQPVEKDGFAKKPNLSSPKNGETSTEDKPKKEPTKFLTWNANSFLLRVKNNWPEFTKFITTFDPDVIAIQEVRMPAAGSKGAPKRPGELKDDTSSSREEKQIIMRALSNPPFGDYRVWWSLSDSKYAGTALIVKKCFQPQKVFFNLDRKASKHEPDGRVILAEFETFQLLNTYAPNNGWKEEENSFPRRRKWDKRILEFVLQCSDKPLIWCGDLNVSHEEIDVSHPDFFSAAKVNGYVPPNKEDCGQPGFTLSERKRFGNILKEGKLIDAYRFLHKEKDMEGGFSWSGNPIGKYRGKRMRIDYFVVAEQLKDRIVSCEIKGQGIELQGFYGSDHCPVTLVLSEAQPNSKESDLSA, encoded by the exons ATGAAACGTTTCTTTCAACCAGTAGAGAAAGATGGGTTTGCCAAAAAACCCAACCTTTCATCTCCCAAAAATGGAGAAACTTCAACGGAGGACAAACCCAAGAAAGAGCCAACCAAGTTCTTAACTTGGAATGCCAACAGCTTTCTTCTTCGAGTCAAGAACAACTGGCCTGAGTTTACTAAGTTCATAACCACCTTCGATCCCGATGTCATTGCGATACAG GAAGTTAGGATGCCTGCTGCTGGTTCAAAGGGTGCACCTAAACGCCCAGGAGAGTTGAAAGATGACACTAGCTCATCACGTGAAGAAAAGCAG ATAATAATGCGTGCCCTGTCAAATCCACCCTTTGGAGATTATCGTGTTTGGTGGTCTCTTTCAGATTCAAAGTATGCAGGGACTGCATTGATTGTAAAGAAGTGTTTCCAACCCCAAAAAGTATTTTTCAATCTTGACAGAAAAG CTTCGAAGCATGAACCAGATGGTCGGGTTATCTTAGCTGAATTTGAGACATTTCAATTGTTGAATACGTATGCACCAAACAATGGCTGGAAGGAGGAAGAAAACTCATtcccaaggagaagaaaatgggATAAAAGGATTTTAGAGTTTGTCTTGCAATGTTCAGATAAGCCTCTCATATGGTGTGGTGATCTGAATGTCAG CCATGAAGAGATCGATGTGAGTCATCCAGATTTTTTCAGTGCAGCAAAGGTTAATGGTTATGTTCCTCCAAATAAAGAG GATTGTGGACAGCCTGGATTTACCTTGTCTGAGAGAAAGCGTTTTGGAAACATATTGAAAGA GGGAAAGCTAATAGATGCATACCGATTCCTACACAAAGAGAAGGACATGGAGGGTGGCTTCTCCTGGTCAGGAAATCCCATTGGAAA GTATAGAGGCAAAAGGATGAGGATAGACTACTTCGTAGTTGCAGAGCAACTCAAAGATAGGATTGTTTCATGTGAGATAAAGGGGCAAGGGATTGAATTACAAG GATTCTATGGAAGTGATCATTGTCCCGTTACCCTCGTGCTTTCAGAAGCACAACCGAATTCTAAGGAGAGTGACTTATCTGCATAA
- the LOC133743691 gene encoding CBBY-like protein isoform X2, which yields MASMAFGLSLATLSSTNLLQSHKKTTSISNLKSHQSTLPSSLLGTKVLISKTQRPIIRTCHSQVTCSVASSSSTLPSALLFDCDGVLVDTEKDGHRISFNETFKEKELGVTWDVDLYGELLKIGGGKERMTAYFNKTGWPEKAPKSEEERKAFIASLHKRKTELFMALIEKKLLPLRPGVAKLIDQALAEGVKVAVCSTSNEKAVSAIVSFLLGPERAEKIQIFAGDVVPRKKPDPAIYVLAANTLNVDPSSCVVVEDSGIGLAAAKAAGMKCIVTKSGYTADEDFQNADAVFDFIGDPPEERFDLAFCRSLLKQYVS from the exons ATGGCGTCAATGGCCTTTGGTCTTTCCTTAGCTACATTATCTTCTACCAACCTTTTACAATCTCACAAAAAGACCACCTCCATTTCCAACCTCAAATCCCATCAAAGCACCTTACCATCTTCTCTATTGGGCACAAAAGTTCTCATTAGCAAAACACAGAGACCAATAATAAGAACATGTCATTCTCAGGTCACTTGTTcagttgcttcttcttcttcgactcTCCCATCGGCTCTTCTATTTGACTGTGATGGCGTTCTTGTCGACACGGAGAAAGATGGGCACCGCATTTCTTTCAATGAAACTTTCAAAGAG AAAGAATTGGGTGTTACTTGGGATGTAGATTTGTATGGCGAATTGCTCAAGATTGGAGGTGGAAAAGAAAG GATGACTGCCTATTTTAACAAGAcgggttggccggaaaaagCTCCAAAGAGCgaggaagagagaaaagcaTTCATAGCTTCACTGCACAAGCGAAAGACTGAATTGTTCATGGCCCTCATTGAGAAGAAGTTGCTGCCTCTTCGTCCGGGAGTTGCAAA GTTGATAGACCAGGCTTTAGCAGAAGGAGTTAAAGTTGCTGTGTGCAGCACTTCCAATGAGAAGGCG GTATCTGCAATAGTTTCTTTCTTGCTGGGACCAGAGCGGGCAGAGAAAATCCAGATATTTGCAGGAGATGTGGTTCCCCGAAAGAAGCCTGATCCA GCCATCTATGTATTGGCGGCTAACACGCTCAATGTTGATCCTTCAAG TTGTGTTGTGGTAGAGGACAGTGGCATAGGCCTTGCAGCTGCCAAAGCTGCTGGAATGAAGTGTATAGTAACCAAGAGCGG ATACACAGCCGATGAAGACTTTCAGAATGCAGATGCTGTCTTTGACTTCATAGGAGATCCCCCAGAGGAGCGGTTCGACTTGGCATTCTGCAGAAGCCTTCTCAAGCAGTATGTGAGCTAG
- the LOC133745291 gene encoding probable UDP-N-acetylglucosamine--peptide N-acetylglucosaminyltransferase SEC isoform X2 produces MSGQEPQLANHHPKAAANLNVDPPETDAAVPSTCHPPRDSDTAEGEAKRLTKLGKSRSRNFKVESPMDYGPDPDGYLPGQPVSSSSSSREEKGLVHVARKMPKNAHAHFILGLMYQRLGQPSKAVLAYEKAEEILHRPEVDIDRIELLSLVQIHHAQCIMLESSVDGSSDKELEPQELEEILSKLKESMQSDVRQAAVWNTLGLILLKTGRLQSAILVLSSLLAFAPTSYDCLANLGIAYLQSGNLELSEKCFQELILKDQNHPTALINYAALLLCRYGSVVAGAGANAGGGASADHISAINVAKECLLASLNEDPKAGHIWANLANAYYMTGDHRSSSKCLEKAAKLELNCMSTRYAVAIHRTKDAERHQDPHELYWAGNEMASVIRDGDSVSVELPIAWAGLAMVHKAQHEISAALATEQDALTEVEEHADYSLKQAIAEDPDDAVQWHQLGLHSLCARQFTKSQKYLKAAVARFKECSYAWSNLGISLQLSEEPLQAEEVYMRALSLATTDLAHAIFSNLGNLYRQQKHYERAKAMFTKSLELQPGYAPAFNNLGLVFVAEGQWEEAKFCFNKALQADPMMDAAKSNLIKAVSTSR; encoded by the exons ATGTCGGGACAGGAACCCCAACTAGCTAACCACCACCCCAAGGCCGCCGCCAATCTCAACGTCGACCCACCGGAGACCGACGCCGCCGTCCCGTCCACGTGTCATCCCCCGAGGGACTCCGACACCGCCGAAGGCGAAGCTAAAAGATTGACCAAATTGGGAAAAAGCCGGTCCAGAAATTTCAAGGTGGAGTCCCCCATGGATTATGGACCTGACCCAGACGGCTACTTGCCTGGTCAACccgtctcttcttcttcttcctcccgtGAAGAAAAA GGTTTGGTTCATGTTGCGAGGAAGATGCCGAAAAATGCGCATGCCCATTTCATTCTGGGACTAATGTATCAGAGGCTGGGTCAGCCTTCAAAG GCTGTTTTGGCATATGAGAAGGCCGAAGAGATTTTGCACCGGCCCGAGGTTGACATTGATAGAATAGAGTTGCTTTCACTGGTTCAAATTCATCATGCGCAG TGTATTATGCTAGAGAGTTCGGTGGATGGTAGTTCGGATAAAGAACTTGAACCTCAGGAGCTTGAGGAGATTCTCTCGAAACTAAAAGAATCGATGCAGTCAGATGTAAGACAGGCAGCGGTATGGAATACTCTCGGTTTGATACTGCTTAAAACTGGCCGTCTGCAG AGTGCCATTTTGGTATTGTCATCTTTGTTAGCATTTGCCCCTACCAGCTATGATTGCCTTGCAAACCTTGGGATTGCTTACCTTCAAAG TGGAAATTTGGAACTGTCAGAAAAATGTTTCCAGGAATTGATCCTCAAAGATCAAAATCATCCCACCGCCTTGATCAATTATGCTGCCCTTCTTTTATGTAGATATGGTTCAGTTGTTGCAG GTGCTGGGGCAAATGCTGGTGGAGGTGCTTCTGCAGATCACATTTCTGCTATCAATGTTGCAAAGGAGTGTTTGTTAGCATCCTTGAATGAAGATCCTAAAGCAGGACATATCTGGGCTAATCTTGCAAATGCCTATTATATGACTGGTGATCATAGAAGTTCCAGCAAGTGCTTGGAGAAG GCGGCCAAATTAGAGCTCAATTGTATGTCTACACGATATGCTGTTGCAATACACCGAACCAAGGATGCAGAACGGCATCAAGATCCCCATGAACTTTACTGGGCAGGAAATGAAATGGCTTCAGTTATAAGAGATGGAGACTCTGTTTCCGTTGAACTTCCCATAGCATGGGCAGGGCTTGCCATGGTTCACAAAGCCCAACATGAGATTTCAGCAGCATTGGCCACTGAACAGGATGCCCTGACAGAGGTGGAAGAACACGCTGATTACAGTTTAAAACAG GCAATAGCTGAGGATCCAGATGATGCTGTGCAATGGCACCAGCTTGGTCTTCATAGCCTTTGTGCGCGACAATTcacaaaatctcaaaagtacCTCAAAGCTGCAGTTGCCCGTTTTAAAGAATGCAGTTATGCATGGTCAAATCTAG GTATCTCACTGCAGCTATCAGAGGAGCCTTTACAAGCGGAAGAAGTATACATGAGGGCCTTGTCATTGGCGACAACTGATCTTGCCCATGCTATATTCTCCAACCTCGGCAATCTGTACCGCCAGCAGAAGCATTATGAACGTGCCAAGGCAATGTTTACGAAATCTCTTGAACTCCAGCCTGGCTATGCTCCGGCATTTAATAATTTGGGTCTTGTATTTGTTGCTGAGGGTCAATGGGAAGAAGCAAAGTTCTGTTTCAATAAGGCTCTCCAGGCAGACCCAATGATGGATGCTGCCAAATCCAACTTGATTAAAGCTGTGTCTACATCAAGATAA
- the LOC133745291 gene encoding probable UDP-N-acetylglucosamine--peptide N-acetylglucosaminyltransferase SEC isoform X3, translating to MPKNAHAHFILGLMYQRLGQPSKAVLAYEKAEEILHRPEVDIDRIELLSLVQIHHAQCIMLESSVDGSSDKELEPQELEEILSKLKESMQSDVRQAAVWNTLGLILLKTGRLQSAILVLSSLLAFAPTSYDCLANLGIAYLQSGNLELSEKCFQELILKDQNHPTALINYAALLLCRYGSVVAGAGANAGGGASADHISAINVAKECLLASLNEDPKAGHIWANLANAYYMTGDHRSSSKCLEKAAKLELNCMSTRYAVAIHRTKDAERHQDPHELYWAGNEMASVIRDGDSVSVELPIAWAGLAMVHKAQHEISAALATEQDALTEVEEHADYSLKQAIAEDPDDAVQWHQLGLHSLCARQFTKSQKYLKAAVARFKECSYAWSNLGISLQLSEEPLQAEEVYMRALSLATTDLAHAIFSNLGNLYRQQKHYERAKAMFTKSLELQPGYAPAFNNLGLVFVAEGQWEEAKFCFNKALQADPMMDAAKSNLIKAVSTSR from the exons ATGCCGAAAAATGCGCATGCCCATTTCATTCTGGGACTAATGTATCAGAGGCTGGGTCAGCCTTCAAAG GCTGTTTTGGCATATGAGAAGGCCGAAGAGATTTTGCACCGGCCCGAGGTTGACATTGATAGAATAGAGTTGCTTTCACTGGTTCAAATTCATCATGCGCAG TGTATTATGCTAGAGAGTTCGGTGGATGGTAGTTCGGATAAAGAACTTGAACCTCAGGAGCTTGAGGAGATTCTCTCGAAACTAAAAGAATCGATGCAGTCAGATGTAAGACAGGCAGCGGTATGGAATACTCTCGGTTTGATACTGCTTAAAACTGGCCGTCTGCAG AGTGCCATTTTGGTATTGTCATCTTTGTTAGCATTTGCCCCTACCAGCTATGATTGCCTTGCAAACCTTGGGATTGCTTACCTTCAAAG TGGAAATTTGGAACTGTCAGAAAAATGTTTCCAGGAATTGATCCTCAAAGATCAAAATCATCCCACCGCCTTGATCAATTATGCTGCCCTTCTTTTATGTAGATATGGTTCAGTTGTTGCAG GTGCTGGGGCAAATGCTGGTGGAGGTGCTTCTGCAGATCACATTTCTGCTATCAATGTTGCAAAGGAGTGTTTGTTAGCATCCTTGAATGAAGATCCTAAAGCAGGACATATCTGGGCTAATCTTGCAAATGCCTATTATATGACTGGTGATCATAGAAGTTCCAGCAAGTGCTTGGAGAAG GCGGCCAAATTAGAGCTCAATTGTATGTCTACACGATATGCTGTTGCAATACACCGAACCAAGGATGCAGAACGGCATCAAGATCCCCATGAACTTTACTGGGCAGGAAATGAAATGGCTTCAGTTATAAGAGATGGAGACTCTGTTTCCGTTGAACTTCCCATAGCATGGGCAGGGCTTGCCATGGTTCACAAAGCCCAACATGAGATTTCAGCAGCATTGGCCACTGAACAGGATGCCCTGACAGAGGTGGAAGAACACGCTGATTACAGTTTAAAACAG GCAATAGCTGAGGATCCAGATGATGCTGTGCAATGGCACCAGCTTGGTCTTCATAGCCTTTGTGCGCGACAATTcacaaaatctcaaaagtacCTCAAAGCTGCAGTTGCCCGTTTTAAAGAATGCAGTTATGCATGGTCAAATCTAG GTATCTCACTGCAGCTATCAGAGGAGCCTTTACAAGCGGAAGAAGTATACATGAGGGCCTTGTCATTGGCGACAACTGATCTTGCCCATGCTATATTCTCCAACCTCGGCAATCTGTACCGCCAGCAGAAGCATTATGAACGTGCCAAGGCAATGTTTACGAAATCTCTTGAACTCCAGCCTGGCTATGCTCCGGCATTTAATAATTTGGGTCTTGTATTTGTTGCTGAGGGTCAATGGGAAGAAGCAAAGTTCTGTTTCAATAAGGCTCTCCAGGCAGACCCAATGATGGATGCTGCCAAATCCAACTTGATTAAAGCTGTGTCTACATCAAGATAA